A region of the Pseudomonas silesiensis genome:
CGCAGAAACTGACGCTGATCTGGGTCAGGCCCAGGATAATGCTCTGGGTAAACACCGAGCCATGCTCAGGCGTAATGAACTGCGGAAACACCGACAGGTAAAACACGGCGATCTTCGGATTCAGGGCGCTGGTCAGAAAGCCCATGGTAATCAGTCTGCGCGACGAATCCGGCGGCAACTGCTGCGCCTCGAAGGGCGATCGCGCCCCGGGCTTGATCGCCTGCCAGGCCAGCCACATCAGGTACAGCGCGCCGGCCCACTTCAGCACTTCGTAAGCCATTGGCACCGCGAGGAACACGGCGGTCAACCCGGCAGCTGCCGCGAACAGGTGCACGAAGAATCCCGCAACCACGCCAAGCAACGACGTCACTCCGGCCTTGCGCCCCTGGCAGATCGAACGGGAGATCAGGTAAATCATGTTCGGCCCCGGCGTCAGCACCATCAGCAACGCGGCGGCGGCGAAAATCAGCAAGTCTTGAAGCGGGATCATGGCAGTTCCCTGGCGTGAATGATCAGGCGATCGCGGTCAGCGAGGCTCGATAAAACGGCAGGATCAGGTCCCGTGTCAATGGCGCCAGGATGAGTTCGCCGTCGGTGGCCGGATCGATCCAGCGCACCTCTTCGATCTCCGCCGCCGGGGACACGTTTGAGTCAATGGTCAGCTGGAAGAGTTCGGCCTGGACGACAAAACCCGGCTCGTTGGCGGCCGGTGCCGAAAATTGCCCCAGCCAGGTGGCGTGCGCCGGATCGATGACCAGGCCCAGCTCTTCATCCAGTTCACGGGCCAGGGCGTGGACCGGTTGCTCATGGGCTTCGATCTTGCCGCCCGGTTGCATGAAGGCTTCGGTGCCGCGCTTGCGGACCAGCAGGGTGCGGCCGTCGGGGCCGATCAACAGGGCGGCGGCGATGCGGATGAGACGGGGCGAGACGCTGGCTAGGGTCATGGGGCGGATCTGGCCTTGGGTAAAAAGGTGCAAGGATCACATGACGGCCGAGGCGTCGTCACGCGGAAAAACATCTGCAGAGCACTGCTGCCCATCTGTAGGAGCGAGCTTGCTCCGGGCGGCGTTCCGACGATGAACGCAAGGGCGCCGCGTTCATCCAGACAGCGCGCGTCATCGTTCACCACCATCGCGAGCAAGCTCGCTCCTACAGGGGGTCAATGCAGGGCTGGGGCAACCTTGTCCGCCTCGAGAGTTGCGCCGTTCAGATCCTCAGGCACCGTCACAAAAATAGCGTACTTCGCGCCTTCCATGGCTTCGAAAGCGATCAACTTTTCCACCAGTGCCCCGTTCAACACCTTGCCGGCATTGAGCAGCAACATGCCATTGTCGGCATTGAGATTGCGCGCCAGGATCATGCCCGCCGCCACATCCCGGGTGGTCAGCACCTTGACCGAAGGATCGGCCAACGAGACATCGCTCAGGTACGCCGCACAGACCTGGATGAAATCCTCCACCATCCCGGGATCATAGAGCCGCCCGGCATAATTGCGGATATAGACCAGTGCTTCATCGCTGTTCATCTGCCGCTCGAGAATCAGCCCACGCTGCAACTCGATGAAATCCACCGCCAGTTTCAGCAGCCGTGCACCGAACGGAATCGCCTCGCCCTTGAGCCGGTCGGGAAAGCCGTTGCCATCCCAGCGCTCCTGATGGTGAAGAATGAGCCGCGCCGCATCCTTCATCGGCTCGAGCGTCATCAACAGCGACTCGCTCTGTTTCGGATAACCGCGGTAGCGCTCCCGATCGTTGTGATGCAGCAGGTCCGCCGGCGCGGTCATCATGCGGTCGGTCCAGCTCAGCTTGCCAATGTTGTAGAGCGCCGCGGCCATGGTCAGGTCACGACCGGTGCCTTCATCCAGGTGATGCCGTTGGCAGTAGACCCGCACCAGCTCGATGATCTGGCGGTTGGTTTGTTTGGGCGGCGGCAGCCGCAGGTTGGCCAGTAGCGAGAACACCTCGGTGCTGGTGACGTAGCTGTGCTTGAGTTCTTCGTAGGCCAGGTCGAGCATGTCCGCGGTCTGCTGCAGCTCGGCGGTCCGGGAGGCGACGTGTTTCTCGAGGGTGGCATTGAGCAGCTTCAATTGCTCGTTCTGATCCCACGCCTGCTGCACCAGACGCAAGCGTTCACGCTCGGAGTGCTGGTAGGCCAGGGATTGTCGCAACGTCAGCAGCATGTCCTCATCGTGCCAGGGTTTGCTGATGTAACGATGAATCTGTCCCTCATTGATGGCTTTGATAATGACCGACGGATCGGCGTAACCGGTCAGCATGATCCGGGTGGTGTCGGGGTAGCGCTGATGGACATGGGCCAACAGCGTGGCGCCGTCCATATTGGGCATGCGCGCATCGGTCATCACCAGGTCGATGGGCTGTTGCGCCATGATTTCCAAGGCCTGGGCACCGCTGGTGGCCAGTAGCACGTCGTAGGGTTGGCCGCGCAACAGGCGACGCAGGCTGTTGAGGATCGACTCCTCATCATCGACCAGCAGCACCTTGGGTTTATCGTTCTGTGGCGTGGGGAGTTGCTCTTCCATGGCGTCACCTCAAGTGAAACGACTGTATCGCGGCCAGGATCCGGACAAACATCCCCTATTGTCGGAGCCTGACCTTCAGGCTAGATGATTTTGCGCATGATCCGGAAATGATTCGGTTCATTCAATCGCGCGAAGTGCTGGACAGAGGTCTATGCTCAGCTGACTCGGATCCATTATCTGTACGTTCGGCCAGGTGATCAGGGAAAGGATGCCCCCTATGAACACACTCCACCCTAAAGCCGCCGGTCCCGGGGCATGTCGATGAATTCATTGCTGGCGCGGACCAACCGGCGGATTCTGATCGTCGACGATACCGCCTCGATTCATGCCGACTTCGCGAAGATCCTCAGCCCGCCCTCGTTAGACGACGACAGTCTGATCAGCGCCGAACAGGCCCTGTTCGGCACCTCCGCGGCCATTTCACTGCAAAGTTTCCTCCTCGATTCGGCGTTTCAGGGCCTGCAGGCACTGGACAAGGTCGAGACGGCACTGGCCAACGACCTGCCCTACGCCATGGCCTTCATCGACATGCGCATGCCACCGGGCTGGGACGGGCTGGAGACCATCGAACGGCTCTGGCAAGTCGATCCCAAGCTGCAAGTGGCGCTCTGCACCGCCTATTCCGACTATTCCTGGGAAGACATCGACGAGCGCCTGGAGCTGGGCGATCGCTTGCTGATTCTGAAAAAACCCTTCGATGCCATCGAAATCCGCCAGATGGCGAGCGCGTTGACCGCCAAATGGCAGATGACCGAAGACGCGGCATTGAAAATGTCGCTGCTGGAGCAGGCCGTCGAGGAACGCACCCGGGAGCTGTCCGATGCCAATATCATCGTGCAGAACAGCCCGACCATCCTGTATCGGTTGCGGGGCGAGCCGTCGTTTCCGTTGATGTACATCTCCCACAACATCACCAAATACGGGCACATCGCCGCAGCCCTTGTGGCGTCGGCCAACTGGGCCCAGGAACTGATCCATCCAGACGATCAATCGAAGGTCGACACCGCCATGGCCCGGGTGCTCGACCGCCATGCGGCAGGCGCCTCCATCGAATTCAGGATGCGCACCGGCAATGGCGCCTGGCGCTGGGTGGAAAACCGCTACATCCCGGTGCGCGACAATGAGGGCCGCTTGCTGGAAGTCGAAGGCATCATCATCGACATCACCGAGCGCAAACTGGCCGAGGAGAAAATCGCCCTGCTGGCCCGCACCGACGGGCTGACCGGGCTGGCCAACCGCGCGACGCTGATCGAGCGGCTGCACCAGGCGTTCGCTGCCGCGCGACGGGGCGCGGCCACCTTTGCCATGTTTTACCTGGACCTGGATCACTTCAAACGCATCAACGACTCCCTGGGTCACCCGGTGGGCGACCTGCTGCTGCAAGAGGTCGCCCGCCGGATCAAGGCCTGTGTGCGGGAAAACGATGTGGTCGCACGCCTGGGCGGTGACGAGTTCGCGATCCTGCAACTGGATGTCAGTGACCCGACCCAATCCGCAGGGCTGGCCGCCAAGGTCCGGGATGCGCTGGTGCTGCCCTACTCCCTGGCCGACAATGATGTGCGGGTCTCGGTCAGCATCGGCATCAGCAGTTACAGCCCCGCTAGCACCAGCGCCGACGGCCTGCTGACCCAGGCCGACATGGCGCTGTATCGCTCCAAGGAAAAGGGGCGCAACCAGTACCACTTCCACTCCGAGGAGATCAATCAGGAGGTGGTCGAACGCATGGCCATCGCCAGCGACTTGAGGGCCGCCATCGAACACGGGGAACTTGAACTGCATTACTGGCCGGAAGTGGACCTGAGCAGTGGCAGGATCCTCGGCATGGAAGCGCAGGTCAGCTGGAACCACCCCGAGCGCGGACTGCTGGAAGCTTCGGCGTTTTTGCCCGCAGCGGAAAAGACCGGCACCATCGTCGCCCTCGGTCACTGGGTACTCGATCGTGCCTGCCGGCAAATGCGCCAGTGGCGCGACGAAGGCATGGCACCTCCGGTAGTTGCAATCAAGCTGTCCCTGGCCCAGCTCAAGAGCGGTCCCGAATTGATCTACGACGTGCTGCGCACCACCGCACGCTGGGAACTGTGCCCCTGGGACCTGCGCTTCGACGTCACCGAAGCGACGCTGGCCCAGACCAAATGGACCCATAACGATGTGTTGCCACGCCTGCGTGAGCTGGGGGTGAAGATCGCCATCGACGACTTCGGCACCGAATATTCCTCCTTCGACTACCTCAAGACCTACCAGGTCAATCACCTGAAACTGGCCCAGGCGTTCATCGACACCGCGGCCCGCGACCCGGCCAGCGCGAACACCTTGCGCGCCATCATCAACTTCGCCCGGGAGGTAGGGATCGGCATCATTGCCGAGGGCGTCGAAACCCAGGAGCAGCGCAGCTCGCTGATGGCCACCGGTTCGCCGATGAACGCCCAGGGCCATTACTTCAGCAAAGCCGTCAGCAGCCAGCAGGCCGCCGAGTTGCTGAAGGCAGGCAGCATCGCGCCCGCGAGCCATGATATCGGGCCGATGCTGGACAATCCGCAACGCTCCTCGGGGGACAAAGGATGAAAACCCCTTTTGTGCGAACCAACCGGCGCATTCTGATCATCGACGATACGCCCTCGATTCATGAGGATTTTCGCAAGATCCTTGGCGCGCAAAGCGAAGATGATCAGAGCCTGGCCGGCACCGAAGCAGCCCTGTTCGGCACCGTGCAGCAAGATCGACTGTCGTTTCAGCTCGACTCGGCCTACCAGGGTTCGGAAGCACTCGAACGGGTCCAGTGCGCACTGGCCGAAGGTCGACCTTATGCCATGGCCTTCATCGACATGCGCATGCCACCGGGCTGGGATGGCCTGGAGACCATCGAACAGCTGTGGAAGGCCGACCCGCACCTGCAAATTGCCTTGTGCACCGCCTATTCCGATTACAGTTGGGAAGACATGGCGGAGCGGCTGGAATTCGGCGACCAACTGCTGGTGCTGAAAAAACCCTTCGACAGCCTGGAAATCCGGCAGATGGCCAGTGCCCTGACCTGGAAATGGCAGATGACCCAGGACGCGGCCATGAAAGTCCTGAGCCTGGAGCAAACCATCGAGGCCCGGGTCCACGAACTGCTCAAGGTTTCGCATCTGTTGCAGTACGACGTCCTGACCGAGCTGCCCAACAGTACGTTGCTGGGTGACCGTTTGAACCAGTCACTGGCGCTGTCCCGGCGCAATGACAAACAACTGGCGGTGATGTTTCTGGGGCTCGATCGCTTCAAACGCATCAACAACGCCCTGGGCCATCCGGCCGGTGACCAGATGCTCAAGCAGGTCGGGCGCAATCTGCTGGCCTCGGTGCGTGAGTCCGATTCGGTGTTTCGCTACGGCTCGGACGAATTCGTGGTGATCCTCGCCGACATCCGCCACCCCCAGCAGACCAAGGGCATCGCCGAAAAGCTCCTGAAGGCCATCCGTGAGCCCCAGCACATCGCCGGCCACGATCTGAGCGTCACCGCCAGCCTGGGTATCAGCGTTTATCCCGACGACGGCTTCGATGCCATCTCGCTGATCAAGAAAGCCGAAACCGCGATGCGCAACGTCAAGGAAAGCGGCCCGAACGACTTCAGTTTTTTCATCGACGAAATGAACCAGCGGGCCCGGGACCAGCAAAGCATCGAGACCGGTATTCGCCTGGCGCTGGAGCGCAACGAATTTGTCCTGCATTACCAACCCAAACTGGACTTGCGCAGCGGTCAGGTGGTCGGCGCCGAGGCCTTGATCCGCTGGCATAAACCGGGGCATGGCTGCGTCTACCCCTCGGATTTTATCGGGGTGGCCGAAGACAGCGGCCTGATCGTCCCGTTGAGCAAATGGGTATTGGCCCAGGCCTGTCGACAAGCCTGTGCGTGGCAGGCGGCCGGGCTGCCGAAGATCTGCATGTCGGTGAACGTATCGGCCATCGATTTTCGCCAATGGGACTTTGTCGACGGCATCGAGCAGATACTCAAGGACACCGGTCTGGACCCGGCCTTGCTCGAGCTGGAAATCACCGAAGGGGTGCTGATGCAAAACATCGATGCCACCGTCACCGCCCTGAACCGGATCAAGGCATTGGGGGTGCGACTGGCCATCGATGACTTCGGTACCGGTTATTCCAGCCTGAGTTACTTGCGGCGTTTTCCCGTCGACGTGCTGAAAATCGATCAATCGTTCATTCGCAGCCTGGGCAGCGACAGCAATGACGCCGCGCTGGTCAGCGCCATCATCAGCCTGGGCCGCAGCCTCAAGCTGACCATCATTGCCGAAGGGGTCGAAACCCTGCAACAGCTGGATTTTCTCAAGGCCCATCAATGCGAGGAAGGCCAGGGTTACTACTTCAGCAAAGCCGTGGAGCCGGAGGCATTCGTCCGGTACCTGCGGTCGGTGCAGCCCTCCTCATCCGTCGCCACGTGAACGATGCGCAAAGACACTCAGGCCTCAGGCCAAGGAATCATCAGATGTCGCCCTTCTTTCACCGCCTGATTCTGGTGCCGTTGTTCGGGCTCTGTCTGAGCGCCGGTGCCGCCCCTTTGGATGAACCGCTCAAACCATTGCCGGCGGCGCCCAAACAGAACCCGCTGCGGGTCGAACTCGGGCGTCAGTTGTTCAACGAACCACGCCTGTCGGTCAACGGCTCGATATCCTGTGCAAGCTGCCACCAACTGGACAACGGCGGTGCCGACAAGCTGGCATTTTCCATCGGCTTCGCCGGTCTTCCGGTGGCGATCAACACCCCCAGCGTATTCAACGCCAGCCTGAATTTCAGGCAATTCTGGAACGGTCGGGCCGACACCCTCGAAGCCCAGATCCACGAAGTGGTGCAGAGCCCCAGCGAAATGGGCAGCAACTGGCAGCACGTGGTGCAGACGCTGTCCGCCGATCCGGCTTATCAAGCCTCATTCGCCAACGCCTACCCGGACGGCGTGACCATGACCAATGTGCAAAACGCCCTGGCCACCTACGAACGCACGCTGCTCAGCAGCAACTCACGCTTCGACCAATACCTGCTGGGCGATACCGATATTCTTACCAGGGAGGAGAAATACGGTTACCAGCGCTTCAAGGAATACGGCTGCATCGCCTGTCATCAAGGGGTGAACATCGGCGGCAACATGTTCCAGAAGTTCGGGGTGATGGGCGATTACTTTCAGTTTCGGGGCCTGGCGGTGGAGTCCGATCTGGGGCGATATCTGGTGACCCGGGACGAGGAGGATCGCAACGTGTTCAAGGTGCCCAGCCTGCGCAACGTCGCCGTGACCGCACCGTACTTTCACGATGGCTCGGCCAGAACCCTCGAAGACGCGGTGGACGTGATGTTCAAGTTCCAGCTCGGGCGTATTCCTTCCTCCGAGGATAAAACCCTGATCATCAAATTCCTCAAGACCCTGACCGGTGAATGGGGAGGCAAACCCTTATGAGGATCTCTCACCGCCGCAACCTGGCGCTGTTGGGCATCGTCGCCGTGATGCTGGCCTCGACGCTGCTGTTCCTGTACCTCAAGTCCAACTCGAACCAGACCACCACCTACGCCGAGTCCCGGGACCTGATCGGGCGGATCAAACAGTTGAATGCCCAGTGGGAAACCGAGATCCTCAAGGCCAGGATCGCCATCAGCCACAACTACGACCCGCTCGTCACGCCGCTGACCGAGATGACTGACCTGTGGCAACGGTTCGATACGATGGAATCCAGCCACGGCCGCAACGACTCGCCCACCTGGCGTGCCAGCCATGATGCCTACCAGAAAACCCTCCAGGAAAAGACCCGGCTGGTGGAGCAGTTCAAATCGCACAACGCGGTGCTGCGCAACTCCCTGGCCTTCCTGCCCACTGCCGAGGACGACATACAGGAACAGCTGGCGCAGATGGTGGACGGCGACAAGCTGCAACTGCAGAACATCGCCACCGACACCTACGATTTGTTGCTGAGCAGCCTGGAGTTCGCCCAGGTCACCTCCGACGACAAGGCGGCCGACATCCTGCTCGGGCTGAGCAAACTGGCGGTCAATAAAGAACGTCTGCCTGAACAGTTCCACAGTCCGATCGATGTTCTGAGCAATCACATTTCCCTGATCCTGCGCGAGCAACCGGTGGTCAATCGGCTGCTGCAGAATATCGAAGCCATTCCGGTGTCAGAACGCCTGGACGACATTACCAACCTGCTGAACACGGACCAGCAGCGGGCCGACGCGGTCGACCAGCGCTATCACTTCTACATGCTGGTGTTTTCAGTCCTGCTGGTGCTGTTGCTGGTGTACCTGGCCATTCACCTGATGCGCAGTTTCACGGTGATCCAGCGCGTCAACAATGCCCTGCAAACCGCCAACGACGATCTTGAATTGCGGGTGGAAGAGCGCACCCGCGAACTCAAGGACACCCAAAGCGAACTGCTCGACACCGCGCGCCAGGCCGGCATGGCCGAAATCGCCACCAACGTGTTGCACAACGTCGGCAACGTGCTCAACAGCGTGAATATTTCCGCCGACCTGGTCAGCCGCAAACTGCGCGCCAGCAAGGCCCAGGGCCTGGGCAAGGCCATGCAATTGATCAACGGGCATCCAGGCGACCTCGGTACCTTTCTCACCCAGGACGAGAAAGGTAAATTGCTGCCCGGCTACCTCAATCAACTGGTGGACGCGATTGCCCTGGAACAACAAGGCATGACCGAGGAACTGGCGCAGCTGAGCAAAAGCGTCGACCACATCAAGGACATCGTCGCCACCCAGCAATCCTATGCCGGCGCCAACAACCTGATGGAACCGCTGCACATCAGCGAATTGCTCGAAGACGCCCTGCGCATGAATGCAGGCGCCTTGACCCGGCATCACGTCAAGGTGATCAAGGAGTACAGCGAGGTGCCGCAGGTCATGGGCGACAAGCACCGGCTGCTGCTGATCCTGATCAACCTGATCAGCAACGCCAAGTACGCCATGTCCGATCTGGGCAATCGCCCGCGGCAAATGACCCTCGGGGTGAAAATAATCGAGGATTCGATCCTGCAAGTCAGCGTCAAGGACGATGGCGAAGGCATCGCCGAAGAGAACATGACGCGCATCTTTGCCCACGGTTTCACCACCCGCAAGGAAGGTCATGGCTTCGGCCTGCACAGCTGCGCCCTGGCCGCGATCGAGATGAACGGTCACCTCACCGCCCATAGTGACGGCCCGGGCAAGGGCGCGCTGTTCACCTTGCAGATCCCGCTTAAAACCGTCCCGGAGCCTGCATGAGCGAGCGTTCAAACCGGCGCATTCTGCTGATCGACGATACACCGTCCATCCATGTGGATTTTCGCAAGATACTCATGCCGGCACCGGTACTGACCGGCGAACTGGACGAGATGGAAGCGGCGCTGTTCGGCAGTGAAATAAAAACCGCCAGCGCCCTGTTCGAGCTGGACTCGGCGTATGGCGGGCAGGAAGGGTTGGGCAAGCTCAAATGGGCGATGCAGCAAGACCGTCCTTACGCCCTGGCCTTCGTCGACATGCGCATGCCCGAAGGCTGGGATGGCGCGCAGACCATCGAACATTTATGGCAGCACGACCCGCGCCTGCAAGTGGTGGTGTGCACCGCCTATTCCGATTATTCCTGGGATGAGCTGCTCGATCGCTTGCAGGCCCATGATCGCTTGCTGATTCTGAAAAAACCGTTCGACAATATTGAAGTGCAGCAGATGGCCAACACCCTGCTGACCAAATGGGACATGACCGAACGGGCCAGTATGCAGGTCGACCAACTGGCGCAGATGGTCGAACGCCGAACCCGGCAGCTCACGGAAACCAGCGTTGAGCTGCAGCGGGAAATCGACGAACGCAAACAGCTTGAATCGCAGCTGGTGCAATCGGAAAAACTTGCTTCACTGGGGCAACTTGCGGCGGGCGTCGCCCATGAAATCAACAATCCCATCGGCTTCATTTCTTCCAACCTTGGCACCCTCGATGGCTACTTCAAGCAGTTGCAGGAAATGCTCGACGCCTATCGGGATGCTGAAAAAGCGATCGGCTCCAGCGAGCTGGTCGAATGTTTGCAACAGCTGCGCGAACGGGTCGAACTGGAGTTCCTGCGCGACGACATTCCGTTGTTGATCAAGGAATCCAAGGACGGCATCAACCGGGTCGGGCAGATCGTCAAGGACCTCAAGGATTTCTCCCGCGTGGACTCCAATCAGGAATGGCAGTGGGTCAACCTGCAACAGGGCATCGAATCGACGCTGAACATCGTCGCCAACGAACTCAAGTACAAGGCCGATGTGATCAAGGAATATCAGGAGCTGCCCGACATCGAATGCCTGCCTTCGCAGATCAACCAGGTGATCATGAACCTGATCGTCAACGCCTCCCAGGCCATCGGCCCCGAACGCGGCACCCTCACCCTGCGCACCGGGAATGAAGTTGAAAAGGTGTGGATCGAGGTGCAAGACACCGGCGCCGGCATCGCGCCGCAAACTCTGCAGAAAATCTTCGACCCGTTCTTCACCACCAAACCGGTGGGCCAGGGGACGGGGCTGGGTTTGTCGCTGTCCTATGGCATCGTGAAGAAGCACCGGGGGGAGATTTCGGTGCGTAGCGAGGTGGGCGCAGGGACCACGTTCAGGGTTGAGTTACCCATACACCAGACGAAACCGGCGGCCTGAAACACGATCCCGGCTTGCCCGCGAAGACGTTATAGGCCGTGTCATTGTCACGGACCGGCAATTGGGCGAGTTTGACTTTCATACGGGGTCCTTATTCCAAGCACCTCCCCGGAAAAGATTGCCCGGTCGGTGTCTGCGCGCCAGTATGCGCAGCAAGCCATCGCAGGGAAATCACTCCGCTTGGGTCCTGCCGCAAGAGGGGCTGGTGCTGCATCGAGAATGAATAGACTGGCTTCGACTCCCCCCCCATCAAGTCTCAACGTTTGTTTCCAGTGTTTTGGAAACAATCTGGCGTGGTTTGCGTTGACCTTGCCTGTAACCCACCAGATCCTCCCGGCATTGAGTTTTAAAGTAGAAATATCATCGAAATACCTTCCGGCCCCGCGCTGAAGGGCCAGAGCCCAACCTCCAAAACTGTAGGGTTCCCTGGATTCGTCGGTCGGGTATCTATAAACATAAATTCTTGGCTGGATGCCAGTCGCGTTGTAATACTTGAATGGTAAATACCAAAACATACCGTCGACAACTATCTCGTCATCCGGCCGGACCTCTCGAGCAATTCTCGCCGCCAGTATGTCCAGTCTGGTCTCTCGGCGAACGGCAGTACCATTCAATCCGTCTGTTTGTTGATAAACCGCTAATAGTCCTTGCGTTTCTCCCACGAGAAAAAAAAACATGGCAGCAACGGTGAGGACGCGGCGACGTATTCCCCATGCATCCAAAGCCACCGCAACTATCAATGGCAAACCGACCGCCGCGAACGTCAGGTATCTGGCGCTGAATATCGGAACCCACAAAGAGAGTATATAAACAATCAGTACTGGCACAAAAAAATAGCCGACTAGCAGAATGTTGTATCCGCGCTCTTTCGGGTCTTTCACCAGTAGCGTTGCTGCACAAACAAGGATTAATAGTGTCGGCACCACGCGCCACCAAGATGTCACCGGCACTGAATCGTTCATCACAGTAAACGGCCAAACGGTATTTAGCACTGTTTGCCATGTAAGGGGCGGTATCCAATCTAGACCGTCCCTCCTCTGCAATTGTCGAATGAAGTGTGACATCCAAGGCAGGAACAGCACGACAATTGCACTATTAGCCAATACCCATGCACGAACGGGCAATACCGCTGCCCGGACATGGCGCACTCGAAACCAAAACAGCCAATGCACCAATACACACAGAGCAGCGAAATAATGCGTATAGAAAGCAGCCGTCATCAGCAGCACGTAAAGAGTAGCAAAACGCTTTTTATCGGGGGCCTTGACCCAGCACACCAGCGCCACAGTCGCGCCCATCAGCCAAAAGCTGACCATGGTGTACATCCGAACTTCCTGACTGTAGCGAATCGAAATCGGTAGCAATGCCAATAGCAACGCAGCTATCCAGGTCGCCCTTCGCGTCGCCACCAGGCTCATTAGTTTAATGCTCAGCAATAACGTGCCAACATCCGCCAGAACACTCAGGGACCTAGCGGACAAAACATCATCACCTACCAACAGCATCCAGTAATGCAACAAGACATAGTAAAGAGGTGGATGAACGTCCCGTGCAGTAATCGGCCAAATCTCCCACGGTGTTTCCCTGGCAAGCAGCAGACTGAAAGCCTCGTCATACCAGACGGCCGGTATGGTGATAGCATGAAATC
Encoded here:
- a CDS encoding GGDEF/EAL domain-containing response regulator; the encoded protein is MSMNSLLARTNRRILIVDDTASIHADFAKILSPPSLDDDSLISAEQALFGTSAAISLQSFLLDSAFQGLQALDKVETALANDLPYAMAFIDMRMPPGWDGLETIERLWQVDPKLQVALCTAYSDYSWEDIDERLELGDRLLILKKPFDAIEIRQMASALTAKWQMTEDAALKMSLLEQAVEERTRELSDANIIVQNSPTILYRLRGEPSFPLMYISHNITKYGHIAAALVASANWAQELIHPDDQSKVDTAMARVLDRHAAGASIEFRMRTGNGAWRWVENRYIPVRDNEGRLLEVEGIIIDITERKLAEEKIALLARTDGLTGLANRATLIERLHQAFAAARRGAATFAMFYLDLDHFKRINDSLGHPVGDLLLQEVARRIKACVRENDVVARLGGDEFAILQLDVSDPTQSAGLAAKVRDALVLPYSLADNDVRVSVSIGISSYSPASTSADGLLTQADMALYRSKEKGRNQYHFHSEEINQEVVERMAIASDLRAAIEHGELELHYWPEVDLSSGRILGMEAQVSWNHPERGLLEASAFLPAAEKTGTIVALGHWVLDRACRQMRQWRDEGMAPPVVAIKLSLAQLKSGPELIYDVLRTTARWELCPWDLRFDVTEATLAQTKWTHNDVLPRLRELGVKIAIDDFGTEYSSFDYLKTYQVNHLKLAQAFIDTAARDPASANTLRAIINFAREVGIGIIAEGVETQEQRSSLMATGSPMNAQGHYFSKAVSSQQAAELLKAGSIAPASHDIGPMLDNPQRSSGDKG
- a CDS encoding HD domain-containing phosphohydrolase, coding for MEEQLPTPQNDKPKVLLVDDEESILNSLRRLLRGQPYDVLLATSGAQALEIMAQQPIDLVMTDARMPNMDGATLLAHVHQRYPDTTRIMLTGYADPSVIIKAINEGQIHRYISKPWHDEDMLLTLRQSLAYQHSERERLRLVQQAWDQNEQLKLLNATLEKHVASRTAELQQTADMLDLAYEELKHSYVTSTEVFSLLANLRLPPPKQTNRQIIELVRVYCQRHHLDEGTGRDLTMAAALYNIGKLSWTDRMMTAPADLLHHNDRERYRGYPKQSESLLMTLEPMKDAARLILHHQERWDGNGFPDRLKGEAIPFGARLLKLAVDFIELQRGLILERQMNSDEALVYIRNYAGRLYDPGMVEDFIQVCAAYLSDVSLADPSVKVLTTRDVAAGMILARNLNADNGMLLLNAGKVLNGALVEKLIAFEAMEGAKYAIFVTVPEDLNGATLEADKVAPALH
- a CDS encoding NUDIX hydrolase, which codes for MTLASVSPRLIRIAAALLIGPDGRTLLVRKRGTEAFMQPGGKIEAHEQPVHALARELDEELGLVIDPAHATWLGQFSAPAANEPGFVVQAELFQLTIDSNVSPAAEIEEVRWIDPATDGELILAPLTRDLILPFYRASLTAIA
- a CDS encoding cytochrome-c peroxidase, producing MSPFFHRLILVPLFGLCLSAGAAPLDEPLKPLPAAPKQNPLRVELGRQLFNEPRLSVNGSISCASCHQLDNGGADKLAFSIGFAGLPVAINTPSVFNASLNFRQFWNGRADTLEAQIHEVVQSPSEMGSNWQHVVQTLSADPAYQASFANAYPDGVTMTNVQNALATYERTLLSSNSRFDQYLLGDTDILTREEKYGYQRFKEYGCIACHQGVNIGGNMFQKFGVMGDYFQFRGLAVESDLGRYLVTRDEEDRNVFKVPSLRNVAVTAPYFHDGSARTLEDAVDVMFKFQLGRIPSSEDKTLIIKFLKTLTGEWGGKPL
- a CDS encoding putative bifunctional diguanylate cyclase/phosphodiesterase, translating into MKTPFVRTNRRILIIDDTPSIHEDFRKILGAQSEDDQSLAGTEAALFGTVQQDRLSFQLDSAYQGSEALERVQCALAEGRPYAMAFIDMRMPPGWDGLETIEQLWKADPHLQIALCTAYSDYSWEDMAERLEFGDQLLVLKKPFDSLEIRQMASALTWKWQMTQDAAMKVLSLEQTIEARVHELLKVSHLLQYDVLTELPNSTLLGDRLNQSLALSRRNDKQLAVMFLGLDRFKRINNALGHPAGDQMLKQVGRNLLASVRESDSVFRYGSDEFVVILADIRHPQQTKGIAEKLLKAIREPQHIAGHDLSVTASLGISVYPDDGFDAISLIKKAETAMRNVKESGPNDFSFFIDEMNQRARDQQSIETGIRLALERNEFVLHYQPKLDLRSGQVVGAEALIRWHKPGHGCVYPSDFIGVAEDSGLIVPLSKWVLAQACRQACAWQAAGLPKICMSVNVSAIDFRQWDFVDGIEQILKDTGLDPALLELEITEGVLMQNIDATVTALNRIKALGVRLAIDDFGTGYSSLSYLRRFPVDVLKIDQSFIRSLGSDSNDAALVSAIISLGRSLKLTIIAEGVETLQQLDFLKAHQCEEGQGYYFSKAVEPEAFVRYLRSVQPSSSVAT
- a CDS encoding LysE family translocator produces the protein MIPLQDLLIFAAAALLMVLTPGPNMIYLISRSICQGRKAGVTSLLGVVAGFFVHLFAAAAGLTAVFLAVPMAYEVLKWAGALYLMWLAWQAIKPGARSPFEAQQLPPDSSRRLITMGFLTSALNPKIAVFYLSVFPQFITPEHGSVFTQSIILGLTQISVSFCVNLLIALFAAGIASWFVNNPTWLALQRYFMGFVLSALAVRLMLEQRRVA